From the Primulina tabacum isolate GXHZ01 chromosome 3, ASM2559414v2, whole genome shotgun sequence genome, one window contains:
- the LOC142540421 gene encoding LOW QUALITY PROTEIN: protein NEDD1-like (The sequence of the model RefSeq protein was modified relative to this genomic sequence to represent the inferred CDS: deleted 1 base in 1 codon), protein MNSSGSVKLLLAASGGDTVKLFDISVEPQNPCLLTHSPSPTFRVNSVKWNHNNLVLATAGEDSKISLWRKNGQSLWTVGETVEPSESISTISFSNKGSRYLCSGGTGQVVRIWDVQNNKCVRRLKGHCDTITGVMYNCKDEHIASVSRNGDLILHNLASSTKAAEFRDPNGQVLGSLDYSRTSRHLLVTAGDDGSIHLWDTTGRTPKLSWLRQHSAPTSGVSFSPSNDKIIASVGLDMKLYTFDSGSRKPASYIPYEAPFSSLAFTDDGLTLAAGTSTGQVVFYDVRGKPQPITVLRAYGSSEAVTNLCWQRSKSVSVNESNCTNETVLLAGDVGDSILMPDPLPSRASSFHSMSTSNAPSLSSSEETPLRSSIVTVGSLARLHAPRNYNFKDDMEVFSPLVEIQPVTPSLDKLWDKHDGTKKDLDKNTSFLFPSRRYGFSEEGANDNHRIFDWKSNLGSKQDDVCSTVSQVTSTPTSTLADDTSSITPPEAWGGERLADKFIHHRQSINLPSRFSMLTSSNSTPGLTSGSQDTLLTNHSTNSLTSGLSLANLRVRETSSQDPSGSSEAVLSPLGTKSNTLQTNLDTLGPALSLPKRFSSYAERIGASPSFSDASSFSVASPKTKKTGAETREELLSCLLSRSEMPSASGTDVLATSKDGMSQLQRNPLQSDMQPGASFTLQLFQRTLEETFTSFQKSIHEDTRNLHVEILRQFHMQEMETSRVMNSILQNQAEIMKELQSLRKETQMLYRLL, encoded by the exons ATGAATTCGTCGGGATCCGTGAAGTTGCTACTGGCGGCGAGCGGTGGCGACACCGTTAAACTATTCGACATCTCGGTGGAGCCTCAAAACCCTTGCCTTCTCACCCATTCTCCTTCTCCGACCTTCCGCGTGAATTCGGTTAAGTGGAATCACAACA ATTTGGTTTTGGCGACTGCGGGAGAGGATAGTAAAATATCACTGTGGAGGAAAAATGGACAAAGCTTGTGGACTGTTGGTGAAACTGTCGAG CCGTCAGAGTCCATTTCAACTATCAGCTTTAGCAACAAAGGATCTCGCTATCTTTGCTCTGGTGGAACTGGTCAAGTTGTTAGAATATGGGATGTACAGAACAACAAATGTGTCAGACGGCTGAAAGGCCATTGTGACACTATAACAGGGGTGATGTACAACTGCAAAGATGAACATATAGCTTCCGTTAGTCGTAATGGAGATCTCATACTTCATAACCTCGCTTCTAGCACAAAAGCTGCTGAATTCAGGGACCCAAATGGACAg GTTTTGGGCTCACTTGATTATTCTAGGACGAGCAGGCACCTTTTGGTCACAGCTGGTGATGATGGTTCCATCCACCTGTGGGACACAACTGGCCGCACCCCAAAG CTTTCTTGGTTGAGGCAACATTCTGCACCAACTTCGGGAGTTAGTTTTTCACCATCCAACGACAAG ATAATTGCCAGTGTTGGTCTAGATATGAAATTGTACACTTTTGACTCCGGTTCCAGGAAACCAGCTTCTTACATCCCTTACGAAGCACCTTTTTCTTCCCTAGCATTCACGGACGATGGGTTAACCTTGGCGGCCGGTACAAGCACTGGCCAGGTTGTATTCTATGATGTCCGTGGAAAGCCACAGCCAATAACTGTTCTTCGTGCATATGGGAGTTCTGAG GCTGTTACGAATCTATGCTGGCAGAGGTCAAAATCTGTTAGCGTCAATGAAAGCAATTGCACAAATGAAACC GTTCTTCTGGCTGGTGATGTTGGGGACTCAATCCTTATGCCTGACCCACTTCCTTCTAGGGCATCATCATTCCATTCCATGTCCACATCAAATGCGCCTAGCTTATCTTCTTCGGAGGAAACACCTCTTCGAAGCAGCATTGTCACAGTTGGATCTTTGGCTAGATTGCATGCACCTCGAAATTATAATTTCAAAGATGATATGGAGGTGTTTTCTCCTCTAGTGGAAATTCAACCAGTTACGCCTTCACTTGATAAATTGTGGGACAAGCACGATGGTACAAAGAAAGATTTGGATAAAAATACGTCTTTTCTATTTCCTTCTAGGAGGTATGGTTTTTCGGAGGAAGGGGCCAATGATAACCATCGAATTTTTGATTGGAAATCTAACTTGGGATCCAAACAG GATGACGTCTGTTCTACTGTCTCACAGGTGACATCGACCCCGACATCTACTCTTGCTGATGACACTTCTTCCATTACTCCACCTGAAGCTTGGGGTGGCGAGAGATTAGCAGACAAATTTATTCACCATCGTCAATCTATCAACTTGCCTTCTCGCTTTTCAATGCTGACTTCCAGTAACTCAACACCTGGATTAACGTCTGGATCACAAGATACTCTTCTCACAAATCACAGTACAAACAGTTTAACATCAGGCTTGAGCCTGGCCAATTTACGTGTCAGAGAGACCTCCAGTCAAGATCCTTCTGGATCTTCTGAAGCTGTTCTCTCTCCTTTAGGTACAAAAAGCAATACACTGCAGACTAACCTTGACACTCTTGGTCCCGCTTTGTCTCTTCCTAAAAGATTCTCCAGTTATGCCGAGAGAATAGGTGCTTCACCATCTTTCAGTGATGCATCTTCCTTTTCAGTGGCTTCGCCAAAAACTAAGAAAACTGGAGCAGAAACTAGGGAAGAACTTCTCAGCTGCCTGTTGTCGAGGTCTGAGATGCCATCTGCCTCAGGGACTGATGTTCTTGCAACTTCAAAA GATGGGATGTCACAGTTGCAGAGAAATCCTTTGCAATCTGACATGCAGCCAGGAGCCTCTTTTACTCTTCAGCTCTTTCAACGCACGCTTGAAGAAACATTCACATCGTTTCAGAAATCTATTCATGAAGACACGCGAAATCTTCATGTAGAAATACTACGGCAATTCCATATGCAGGAG ATGGAGACATCAAGGGTCATGAACTCGATCTTGCAAAATCAGGCAGAGATAATGAAAGAACTTCAATCACTTCGAAAGGAAACACAGATGCTTTATCGGTTACTGTGA
- the LOC142540422 gene encoding folylpolyglutamate synthase, which yields MSHDGNEPKDATVSPYDEAMEALSSLITKRSRADKSNMGDRFDLLFDYVKMLELEEPIKQMKIIHVAGTKGKGSSCTFTESILRNCGFHTGLFTSPHLIDVRERFRLDGVDVCEEKFLAYFWWCWDRLKERISEEVPMPTYFRFLALLAFKIFAAEQVDVAILEVGLGGKFDATNVVENPIVCGIASLGYDHMEILGNTLGQIAGEKAGIFKRDVPAFTVPQPEEAMSVLKEKASLLGVHLQIAAPLDPILLSGMQLGLEGEHQLVNAGLAIALCSTWLQRTGHVGINYLNQTTSLPEEFIKGLATASLQGRAQIVPDQFIESENLEDLVFYLDGAHSPESMEVCAKWFCLASKEDANSQSKTENNDSTASPESRLLNNYGTSRRNYTQILLFNCMAVRDPQLLLPRLMDACSRNGVHFKRALFVPNTSVYNKVGTVASPRTNAQVDLSWQLTLQKLWESLTLEEKGRDAKTADLTYEAGSDTIEKGGNNCENSTVFPSLPIAINWIRESVRKNQSVRFQVLVTGSLHLVGDVLRLIKK from the exons ATGTCGCATG ATGGGAACGAACCAAAAGATGCTACAGTGTCTCCGTATGACGAGGCAATGGAGGCTCTGTCTTCCCTGATAACAAAACGCAGTCGTGCTGACAAAAGCAATATGGGAGATCGATTTGATTTATTGTTTGATTATGTTAAG ATGTTGGAACTAGAGGAACCAATAAAACAAATGAAGATAATTCATGTGGCAGGAACTAAAGGAAAG GGATCGTCTTGCACATTTACGGAATCAATCTTGCGTAACTGTGGTTTCCATACTGGTCTTTTCACATCTCCTCACCTCATCGACGTCCGAGAAAGATTTCGGCTGGACGG TGTCGACGTTTGTGAAGAGAAGTTTCTGGCTTACTTCTGGTGGTGTTGGGATCGTCTGAAG GAAAGGATCTCTGAGGAGGTACCGATGCCAACATATTTTCGTTTCCTTGCCTTACTCGCCTTTAAgatatttgcagctgaacag GTGGATGTTGCCATTTTGGAAGTTGGCTTAGGAGGAAAATTTGATGCAACAAATGTG GTTGAAAACCCAATTGTTTGTGGTATAGCTTCTCTGGGTTACGACCATATGGAAATTCTTG GAAATACTCTTGGACAAATTGCTGGGGAAAAGGCTGGGATTTTTAAG AGAGATGTTCCAGCCTTTACTGTACCCCAACCTGAAGAAGCCATGAGTGTTCTTAAAGAGAAGGCTTCCCTGCTTGGA GTACATCTTCAAATAGCAGCACCATTGGACCCTATACTTCTGAGTGGGATGCAACTAGGCCTTGAGGGTGAGCACCAACTTGTCAATGCTGGCCTTGCAATTGCCCTATGTTCAACCTGGCTTCAGCGGACCGGTCATGTGGGAATCAATTACCTCAACCAAACT ACCTCTCTTCCAGAGGAATTTATTAAAGGTCTAGCAACTGCATCTTTGCAAGGACGAGCACAAATTGTTCCTGATCAGTTCATTGAGAGTGAGAATCTAGAGGATCTTGTGTTCTACTTAGATGGTGCTCATAGTCCTGAAAGCATGGAAGTGTGTGCAAAATGGTTTTGTCTTGCTAGCAAAGAAGATGCCAATTCTCAATCCAAGACTGAAAACAATGACTCAACTGCTTCCCCTGAATCAAGACTTTTGAATAATTATGGAACATCGAGAAGAAACTATACTCAG ATTTTGCTGTTCAACTGTATGGCAGTTAGAGACCCCCAGTTGCTTCTTCCACGCTTGATGGATGCATGTTCTAGGAATG GGGTTCACTTTAAGAGGGCTCTGTTTGTTCCAAACACATCAGTGTATAACAAGGTGGGTACAGTTGCCTCACCTCGGACTAATGCTCAAGTTGATTTGTCGTGGCAGCTCACTCTTCAAAAATTATGGGAGAGCCTAACTCTTGAAGAAAAAG GAAGAGATGCTAAAACTGCAGACTTAACTTATGAAGCAGGCTCTGATACTATTGAGAAAGGTGGCAATAATTGTGAAAACAGCACGGTATTTCCTTCACTTCCAATAGCTATTAATTGGATTAGAGAAAGCGTCAGAAAAAATCAATCAGTTCGCTTTCAG GTCTTAGTGACAGGTTCTTTACATTTAGTCGGTGATGTATTGAGACTAATCAAGAAGTAA
- the LOC142540423 gene encoding CASP-like protein 5B1, whose amino-acid sequence MKELFGSPGKKSGLILRIGQCFFAAGSIGIMASASGFSTTTAFCYLIASMGLQVLWSFGLACLDMHALRFNKDLHNHIIVSLFVIGDWVTATLSLAAACSSAGVMVLFTRDTNICQIETKLSCDMFQISIAFAFASWFLLAISTYVMFWLVATI is encoded by the exons ATGAAGGAACTGTTTGGCAGTCCAGGGAAAAAGAGTGGGCTGATATTAAGAATCGGGCAGTGTTTTTTTGCTGCAGGTTCAATTGGAATTATGGCCTCCGCTTCTGGCTTCTCGACCACTACTGCTTTTTG CTACTTAATTGCATCAATGGGGCTTCAGGTTTTGTGGAGCTTTGGACTTGCGTGCCTCGACATGCATGCTTTGAGATTCAACAAAGACTTGCATAATCACATCATAGTCAGCCTGTTTGTCATCGGTGATTGG GTAACAGCTACTCTATCTCTTGCAGCTGCGTGCTCCTCCGCTGGTGTGATGGTTCTCTTTACAAGAGACACAAACATCTGCCAAATAGAGACCAAACTCTCCTGTGATATGTTCCAGATATCCATAGCTTTCGCCTTTGCATCGTGGTTTCTTCTTGCCATTTCTACGTATGTCATGTTTTGGCTTGTCGCAACAATATAA
- the LOC142540424 gene encoding mannose-1-phosphate guanylyltransferase 1-like, whose product MKALILVGGFGTRLRPLTLSVPKPLVDFANKPMILHQIEALKAIGVTEVVLAINYQPEVMLNFLKDFEAKLEIKITCSQETEPLGTAGPLALARDKLIDDSGAPFFVLNSDVISEYPLKEMIEFHKSHGGEASIMVTKVDEPSKYGVVVMEESTGQVERFVEKPKLFVGNKINAGIYLLSPAVLDHIELRPTSIEKEVFPKIAAQKKLYAMVLPGFWMDIGQPRDYITGLRLYLDSLKKKSSPKLAVGSHIIGNVLVDETAKIGEGCLIGPDVAIGPGCVVETGVRLSRCTVMRGVRIKKHACISSSIIGWHSTVGQWARVENMTILGEDVHVCDEVYSNGGVVLPHKEIKSNILKPEIVM is encoded by the exons TGGCACTAGATTGAGGCCCTTGACATTGAGTGTGCCAAAGCCACTTGTTGATTTTGCTAACAAGCCCATGATTTTGCATCAG ATAGAAGCCCTCAAAGCCATTGGAGTGACTGAAGTAGTCCTGGCTATCAATTATCAGCCTGAG GTTATGCTGAAtttcttgaaagattttgagGCGAAACTTGAGATTAAGATTACGTGCTCTCAAGAAACCGAGCCTCTTGGAACTGCAGGTCCCCTTGCCTTGGCTAGGGACAAATTGATAGATGATTCTGGTGCACCATTTTTTGTTCTGAACAGTGATGTCATCAGTGAATACCCGCTCAAAGAGATGATTGAATTCCACAAATCCCATGGAGGAGAGGCTTCCATAATGGTCACCAAG GTTGATGAGCCATCTAAATACGGCGTTGTTGTGATGGAAGAATCCACTGGACAAGTGGAAAGATTTGTTGAGAAGCCTAAGTTATTTGTGGGTAACAAGATCAATGCTGGAATTTACCTGCTGAGCCCTGCAGTTCTTGATCATATAGAATTACGCCCCACCTCTATCGAGAAAGAGGTGTTCCCAAAAATAGCAGCCCAGAAAAAGCTGTACGCCATGGTCCTACCTGGGTTTTGGATGGACATAGGCCAGCCAAGAGACTACATCACCGGTCTAAGGCTTTACCTCGACTCCTTAAAGAAGAAATCTTCTCCTAAGTTGGCTGTGGGATCTCATATAATCGGTAATGTACTAGTTGACGAAACTGCAAAAATCGGGGAGGGATGCTTGATAGGGCCTGATGTTGCAATTGGGCCTGGTTGTGTGGTCGAGACGGGTGTGAGGCTGTCTCGATGCACGGTAATGCGTGGTGTTCGTATCAAGAAACATGCTTGTATTTCTAGTAGTATCATTGGGTGGCACTCGACTGTGGGCCAGTGGGCTCGTGTGGAGAATATGACGATTCTTGGAGAAGACGTGCATGTCTGTGATGAAGTTTACAGCAATGGAGGGGTGGTTTTGCCTCACAAGGAGATCAAGTCGAACATCTTGAAGCCAGAGATTGTGATGTAA